The following proteins are encoded in a genomic region of Actinomadura sp. NAK00032:
- a CDS encoding M20/M25/M40 family metallo-hydrolase — MDDGAGTEAGRICADLIRFDTTNRGEGDARPERPAAEHVAALLDEAGVRARVVESAPGRASVLARVPGTDPSHPAFLVHGHLDVVPADAADWAVPPFSGEVRDGCVWGRGAVDMKGSLAMTLAVVRRRLREGRRTRGDLVLAFLADEECTGEYGSRYVAREHREVFEGCTEAISESGGFSVEADGRRIYPVATGERGTTWMKLTARGTAGHGSKPAPDNAVAEIAHAVSRLAAHAWPVRLTPGVRALLDGLAKALGTTIDHDRLDAEAARLGRAGHLFAGTIRNSANPTRLDAGYKVNVVPGTATAQVDGRYLPGTGEEFLATIDRLLGPRVTREFLNYEEAPAADPAGPTFTALAEALRTEDPQAHPVPYVMAGGTDAKSFHRIGITSYGFAPLRLTPDLDYFGMFHGVDERVPLDGLAFGTRVLDHFLDTR, encoded by the coding sequence ATGGACGACGGAGCGGGCACCGAGGCCGGCCGGATCTGTGCTGATCTGATCCGCTTCGACACCACCAACCGGGGTGAGGGGGACGCCCGTCCGGAGCGGCCGGCGGCCGAGCACGTCGCCGCGCTGCTGGACGAGGCCGGCGTGCGGGCGCGCGTCGTGGAGTCGGCGCCCGGCCGGGCGAGCGTCCTCGCCCGCGTCCCCGGCACCGACCCGTCGCATCCGGCCTTCCTGGTCCACGGGCACCTGGACGTGGTCCCGGCCGACGCCGCCGACTGGGCCGTGCCGCCCTTCTCCGGCGAGGTGCGGGACGGGTGCGTGTGGGGGCGCGGCGCGGTCGACATGAAGGGCAGCCTCGCGATGACGCTCGCGGTCGTCCGCCGGCGGCTGCGCGAGGGGCGGCGCACGCGCGGCGACCTGGTGCTGGCGTTCCTCGCCGACGAGGAGTGCACCGGCGAGTACGGGTCCCGGTACGTGGCGCGGGAGCACCGCGAGGTCTTCGAGGGCTGCACCGAGGCGATCAGCGAGTCCGGCGGGTTCAGCGTCGAGGCGGACGGGCGGCGGATCTACCCGGTCGCGACCGGCGAGCGCGGCACCACGTGGATGAAACTGACGGCGCGCGGCACCGCCGGGCACGGGTCCAAGCCCGCGCCCGACAACGCGGTCGCCGAGATCGCGCACGCGGTGTCGCGGCTGGCGGCCCACGCGTGGCCGGTCCGGCTGACGCCGGGCGTCCGCGCCCTGCTGGACGGGCTCGCGAAGGCGCTCGGCACGACCATCGACCACGACCGCCTCGACGCGGAGGCCGCGCGGCTCGGCCGGGCCGGCCACCTGTTCGCCGGGACGATCCGCAACTCGGCCAACCCGACCCGGCTGGACGCCGGGTACAAGGTCAACGTCGTGCCCGGCACGGCGACCGCGCAGGTCGACGGCCGCTACCTGCCCGGCACCGGCGAGGAGTTCCTCGCCACGATCGACCGGCTGCTCGGCCCCCGGGTCACCCGCGAGTTCCTCAACTACGAGGAGGCCCCGGCGGCCGACCCCGCCGGCCCGACGTTCACCGCGCTCGCCGAGGCGCTGCGCACCGAGGACCCGCAGGCCCACCCCGTCCCCTACGTGATGGCGGGCGGCACCGACGCCAAGTCGTTCCACCGCATCGGCATCACCAGCTACGGCTTCGCGCCCCTGCGCCTCACCCCCGACCTCGACTACTTCGGCATGTTCCACGGCGTGGACGAACGCGTCCCCCTCGACGGCCTGGCCTTCGGCACCCGGGTCCTGGACCACTTCCTGGACACCCGCTGA
- a CDS encoding ABC transporter ATP-binding protein, which yields MPDPSEPPILQVEGLVKHYPVTRGVVLKRAIGHVKAVDGVDLELRRGETLGIVGESGCGKSTLAKLLLAAERPTAGTVRFDGRDVFALRRAELRALRRRVQLVMQDPYSSLDPRMTVGDIVGEPFAIHPDAAPKGERRARVQELLELVGLDPGHVSRYPHQFSGGQRQRVGIARALALRPDVIVCDEPVSALDVSVQAQVMNLLAELQRELGLAYVFIAHDLAAVRHISDRVAVMYLGKVVETGDETQIYEHPTHPYTQALLSAVPVPDPDAPGWTGQIRLEGEPPSPLDPPSGCRFRTRCWKARDVCADEAPALEERDGSAHPSACHFASEAALTERT from the coding sequence GTGCCGGACCCGAGTGAACCGCCGATCCTCCAGGTGGAGGGGCTCGTCAAGCACTACCCGGTGACCCGCGGCGTGGTGCTCAAACGCGCGATCGGGCACGTCAAGGCCGTGGACGGCGTCGACCTGGAACTGCGCCGCGGCGAGACCCTCGGCATCGTCGGCGAGTCCGGGTGCGGGAAGTCGACGCTGGCGAAGCTGCTGCTCGCCGCCGAGCGGCCCACCGCCGGGACGGTCCGCTTCGACGGCCGGGACGTGTTCGCGCTGCGCAGGGCCGAGCTGCGGGCGCTGCGCCGCCGCGTCCAGCTGGTGATGCAGGACCCGTACTCCTCGCTCGACCCGCGGATGACGGTCGGCGACATCGTCGGCGAGCCGTTCGCGATCCATCCGGACGCCGCGCCGAAGGGGGAGCGCCGCGCCCGCGTCCAGGAGCTGCTGGAGCTGGTCGGCCTCGACCCGGGGCACGTCAGCCGGTACCCGCACCAGTTCTCCGGCGGGCAGCGCCAGCGCGTCGGGATCGCCCGCGCCCTCGCGCTGCGCCCCGACGTGATCGTGTGCGACGAGCCGGTGTCGGCGCTGGACGTCTCCGTCCAGGCGCAGGTGATGAACCTGCTCGCCGAGCTGCAGCGCGAGCTGGGCCTGGCGTACGTGTTCATCGCGCACGACCTGGCCGCCGTCCGGCACATCTCCGACCGCGTCGCCGTGATGTACCTCGGCAAGGTCGTGGAGACCGGCGACGAGACGCAGATCTACGAGCACCCGACGCACCCGTACACGCAGGCGCTGCTGTCGGCCGTGCCGGTGCCCGACCCGGACGCGCCCGGCTGGACGGGCCAGATCCGGCTGGAGGGCGAGCCGCCGTCGCCGCTGGACCCGCCGTCCGGCTGCCGGTTCCGCACTCGCTGCTGGAAGGCCCGCGACGTCTGCGCCGACGAGGCGCCCGCGCTGGAGGAGCGCGACGGCTCCGCCCATCCCAGCGCCTGCCATTTCGCGTCCGAGGCCGCGCTCACCGAACGAACCTGA
- a CDS encoding ABC transporter ATP-binding protein, with translation MAHAIEAEGLVKTYPGDVRALDGLSITVGQGEILGLLGPNGAGKSTTVKILTTLIRPDAGTAAVAGHDVLRRPDRVRRLIGVVAQKSGADPEASGRDNLVLQGRLYGLSGTRARRRAAELLARFGLDDAAARRVKTYSGGMRRRLDVALGLVHRPRVLFLDEPTTGLDPEARTALWAEIARLAGDDALAILLTTHYLEEADRLAGRIAIVDGGRVAVTGTPDGLKGELRGDAVHVAWPEPPPEPLVREALGRLPGVREIVLDGPRLSARTGDGAAAVPAVLAALDQAGVPAAAATVARPSLDDVYLRYAGRRLADAEPATAGGIR, from the coding sequence ATGGCGCACGCCATCGAGGCCGAGGGCCTCGTGAAGACCTATCCCGGCGACGTCCGGGCCCTGGACGGGCTGTCCATCACCGTCGGCCAGGGCGAGATCCTCGGGCTGCTCGGCCCCAACGGGGCCGGCAAGTCCACCACCGTCAAGATCCTCACCACGCTGATCAGGCCGGACGCGGGCACCGCCGCCGTGGCGGGCCACGACGTGCTGCGCCGGCCCGACCGGGTCCGCCGGCTGATCGGGGTCGTGGCGCAGAAGTCCGGCGCCGACCCCGAGGCGAGCGGCCGCGACAACCTCGTCCTTCAGGGCCGCCTGTACGGGCTGTCCGGCACCCGGGCGCGGCGGCGGGCCGCCGAGCTGCTCGCCCGCTTCGGCCTGGACGACGCGGCGGCCCGCCGCGTGAAGACCTACTCCGGCGGCATGCGGCGGCGCCTCGACGTCGCGCTCGGCCTCGTGCACCGCCCGCGGGTGCTGTTCCTCGACGAGCCCACCACCGGGCTCGACCCCGAGGCGCGCACCGCCCTGTGGGCCGAGATCGCCCGGCTCGCCGGCGACGACGCCCTCGCGATCCTGCTGACCACCCACTATTTGGAGGAGGCCGACCGGCTCGCCGGGCGGATCGCGATCGTCGACGGGGGCCGCGTCGCCGTGACGGGCACCCCCGACGGCCTCAAGGGCGAGCTGCGCGGCGACGCCGTGCACGTCGCGTGGCCGGAGCCGCCCCCGGAACCGCTGGTCCGGGAGGCGCTCGGCCGGCTCCCCGGCGTCCGCGAGATCGTCCTGGACGGGCCGCGCCTCAGCGCCCGCACCGGTGACGGCGCCGCCGCCGTCCCGGCCGTGCTCGCCGCCCTCGACCAGGCGGGCGTCCCCGCGGCGGCCGCGACCGTCGCCCGGCCCTCCCTGGACGACGTCTACCTCCGCTACGCCGGGCGCCGGCTGGCCGACGCCGAGCCCGCGACCGCGGGAGGCATCCGATGA
- a CDS encoding ABC transporter substrate-binding protein: MTSQWGVRCRWGMRWKVAGAVAVALTASLGLSACGGDEAGASDGTFTVGHSEPDHLVPANTTSSYSFDVITELFDNLMTLDGGGKAVPLAAESVTSGDQKVWTVKVRAGQKFHNGEPVTAQSFADAWNNAAYGPNAMSANSYFSYIKGYEEMNPEDENAKPKAETLSGLEVAGPDTLKVTLNAPFSQFPLLLTYPAYAPMPKAGLKDLKAFEEHPIGNGPYQMDGNWERNKQIKLVAYPGYAGPRKAKNKGVTWKSYSNADTAYTDLRAGRIDVLQTIPSAKVPEAKRLLGDRFLARKMSTTDYLGFPVFDKRFANPDLRKAISMVIDRQGINKAVYNGDFFPADSLIPSIIPGHRDNACGELCAYDPAKAKQLFDKAGGFKGTMELYFSNAQPTYAQWMRIIANSLRDNLGITDVQFRQVPASDYFSMLRERKEKGPYRQNWEADYPSPQNYLENMWGSADNRMGWKNKEFDDLIAKANRTADQQQALALYNQAEDIAIQEMPMIPLWTWAGQGGRSKNVENVTITPYSTGLVATDVTVK; this comes from the coding sequence ATGACCAGCCAATGGGGTGTGCGGTGCCGATGGGGTATGCGGTGGAAGGTCGCGGGCGCCGTCGCGGTGGCGCTCACGGCGTCGCTGGGGCTGTCGGCCTGCGGCGGCGATGAGGCGGGGGCGAGCGACGGGACGTTCACCGTCGGGCACTCCGAGCCCGACCACCTGGTGCCCGCCAACACGACCAGCAGCTACTCCTTCGACGTGATCACCGAGCTGTTCGACAACCTGATGACGCTCGACGGCGGCGGCAAGGCGGTGCCGCTGGCCGCGGAGTCCGTCACCTCCGGCGACCAGAAGGTCTGGACGGTCAAGGTGCGGGCGGGGCAGAAGTTCCACAACGGCGAGCCGGTGACCGCGCAGAGCTTCGCGGACGCGTGGAACAACGCGGCGTACGGCCCGAACGCGATGAGCGCCAACTCCTACTTCTCGTACATCAAGGGCTACGAGGAGATGAACCCCGAGGACGAGAACGCCAAGCCGAAGGCCGAGACGCTGTCGGGCCTGGAGGTCGCCGGCCCCGACACGCTCAAGGTCACGCTGAACGCGCCGTTCAGCCAGTTCCCGCTGCTGCTGACGTACCCGGCGTACGCGCCGATGCCGAAGGCCGGGCTGAAGGACCTGAAGGCCTTCGAGGAGCACCCGATCGGCAACGGCCCGTACCAGATGGACGGGAACTGGGAGCGCAACAAGCAGATCAAGCTGGTCGCCTACCCCGGCTACGCGGGCCCGCGCAAGGCGAAGAACAAGGGCGTGACCTGGAAGAGCTACTCCAACGCCGACACCGCCTACACCGATCTGCGGGCGGGCCGGATCGACGTCCTGCAGACGATCCCGTCGGCGAAGGTCCCCGAGGCCAAGCGGCTGCTGGGGGACCGGTTCCTCGCCCGGAAGATGAGCACCACGGACTACCTGGGCTTCCCGGTGTTCGACAAGCGGTTCGCCAACCCGGACCTGCGCAAGGCCATCTCGATGGTCATCGACCGCCAGGGCATCAACAAGGCGGTCTACAACGGCGACTTCTTCCCCGCAGACTCGCTGATCCCGTCCATCATCCCCGGCCACCGCGACAACGCGTGCGGTGAGCTGTGCGCCTACGACCCGGCGAAGGCCAAGCAGCTGTTCGACAAGGCCGGCGGGTTCAAGGGGACGATGGAGCTGTACTTCTCCAACGCCCAGCCGACCTACGCGCAGTGGATGCGGATCATCGCCAACTCCCTGCGCGACAACCTCGGCATCACCGACGTCCAGTTCCGGCAGGTGCCCGCGTCCGACTACTTCTCCATGCTGCGCGAGCGCAAGGAGAAGGGCCCCTACCGGCAGAACTGGGAGGCCGACTACCCGAGCCCGCAGAACTACCTGGAGAACATGTGGGGGTCGGCCGACAACCGCATGGGCTGGAAGAACAAGGAGTTCGACGACCTCATCGCCAAGGCCAACCGGACCGCCGACCAGCAGCAGGCCCTCGCGCTCTACAACCAGGCCGAGGACATCGCGATCCAGGAGATGCCGATGATCCCGCTGTGGACGTGGGCGGGCCAGGGCGGCCGCTCCAAGAACGTCGAGAACGTCACCATCACGCCGTACTCGACGGGCCTGGTCGCCACCGATGTGACGGTGAAGTAA
- a CDS encoding ABC transporter permease, whose amino-acid sequence MTIKDAGPPGAEPEPVPDAAGTLTADTGAAGTSAAAVAAAGGGIGRASLWDDAWRDLRRRWVFWISVAILALVAVMAVLPRLFTGTDVNQGCDPNAAKAGPSGGHWFGTDLAGCDYFAHVVHGARPTLLIGVAVTLFALLIAMVFGLLSGYYGGILDAVIARLTDVFFGLPFVLGATVILVAFPSHGVWAMTLVLVLLGWTTMIRIMRGQVISVRDHDYVQAARLLGASDARIMARHILPNAIAPVIVVATLNIGNVIVLEATLDFLGVGLQYPEVSWGLQLNQAKDSFIDHPHLLVFPAVFLSATVLSFLMLGDAVRDALDPKLR is encoded by the coding sequence ATGACGATCAAGGACGCCGGCCCGCCGGGCGCCGAGCCCGAACCGGTACCCGACGCGGCGGGGACGCTCACCGCGGACACGGGCGCGGCCGGCACGAGCGCGGCGGCGGTCGCCGCCGCCGGCGGCGGGATCGGCCGGGCGTCGCTGTGGGACGACGCGTGGCGCGACCTGCGCCGCCGCTGGGTGTTCTGGATTTCGGTGGCGATCCTGGCGCTCGTCGCGGTGATGGCCGTCCTGCCGCGGCTGTTCACCGGCACGGACGTCAACCAGGGCTGCGATCCGAACGCCGCCAAGGCCGGGCCGTCCGGCGGCCACTGGTTCGGCACCGACCTCGCGGGCTGCGACTACTTCGCGCACGTCGTGCACGGCGCCCGCCCGACGCTGCTCATCGGCGTCGCCGTCACCCTGTTCGCGCTGCTGATCGCGATGGTGTTCGGGCTGCTGTCCGGGTACTACGGCGGGATCCTGGACGCGGTCATCGCGCGGCTCACCGACGTGTTCTTCGGGCTGCCGTTCGTGCTGGGCGCCACGGTGATCCTGGTGGCGTTCCCCTCGCACGGCGTGTGGGCGATGACGCTGGTGCTGGTGCTGCTCGGCTGGACGACGATGATCCGCATCATGCGCGGCCAGGTGATCTCCGTCCGGGACCACGACTACGTGCAGGCGGCGCGGCTGCTCGGCGCGTCCGACGCCCGGATCATGGCGCGGCACATCCTGCCGAACGCGATCGCCCCGGTGATCGTGGTCGCCACGCTCAACATCGGCAACGTGATCGTGCTGGAGGCCACGCTGGACTTCCTCGGCGTCGGCCTGCAGTACCCGGAGGTCTCCTGGGGGCTCCAGCTGAACCAGGCGAAGGACTCCTTCATCGACCACCCGCACCTGCTGGTCTTCCCCGCCGTGTTCCTGTCGGCGACGGTGCTGAGCTTCCTGATGCTCGGCGACGCCGTCCGCGACGCCCTCGACCCGAAGCTGCGGTGA
- a CDS encoding ABC transporter permease → MWRYVLRRLLQAVPVFFGTTLLIYVMVFALPGDPIQALAGDKPVPDNVLQTLRDRYNLNDPLLVQYGKYMWALAQGDLGENYTGQSVSEMLSGRWTVTARLALTAWIFELAIGIALGVWAGLRRGRFADTLVLGGTTLVIAVPVFVLGYAAQLLFGLHWQIFPTAGTDEGWPVSYLLPGIVLGSLGLSYVARLTRTSLSENLRADYVRTANAKGLSRARVVGRHALRNSLIPVVTYLGVDFGNLMGGAVVTEGIFNLPGIGQQVFQSIQLKEGPVVVGAVTVLVLIFLLVNLVVDLLYGVLDPRIRYE, encoded by the coding sequence ATGTGGAGGTACGTCCTACGGCGGCTCTTGCAGGCGGTCCCCGTCTTCTTCGGCACGACGCTGCTCATCTACGTGATGGTGTTCGCGCTTCCGGGCGACCCGATCCAGGCGCTCGCCGGGGACAAGCCGGTCCCGGACAACGTCCTGCAGACGCTCCGGGACCGGTACAACCTCAACGACCCGCTGCTGGTGCAGTACGGGAAGTACATGTGGGCCCTCGCCCAGGGCGACCTGGGCGAGAACTACACCGGCCAGAGCGTGTCGGAGATGCTCAGCGGGCGGTGGACGGTGACCGCGCGGCTCGCCCTCACCGCCTGGATCTTCGAGCTGGCCATCGGGATCGCGCTCGGCGTGTGGGCGGGGCTGCGCCGCGGCCGGTTCGCCGACACCCTCGTCCTCGGCGGGACGACGCTGGTGATCGCGGTGCCCGTGTTCGTCCTCGGGTACGCCGCGCAGCTGCTGTTCGGGCTGCACTGGCAGATCTTCCCCACGGCCGGGACGGACGAGGGCTGGCCGGTGAGCTACCTGCTGCCGGGCATCGTGCTCGGTTCCCTCGGCCTGTCGTACGTGGCGCGGCTGACCCGCACGAGCCTGTCGGAGAACCTGCGGGCCGACTACGTGCGCACCGCGAACGCCAAGGGGCTGTCGCGGGCGCGGGTGGTCGGCCGGCACGCGCTGCGCAACTCGCTCATCCCGGTGGTGACCTACCTCGGCGTCGACTTCGGGAACCTGATGGGCGGCGCGGTCGTGACCGAGGGCATCTTCAACCTGCCGGGCATCGGGCAGCAGGTGTTCCAGTCGATCCAGCTGAAGGAGGGCCCGGTGGTGGTCGGCGCGGTCACCGTGCTGGTGCTGATCTTCCTGCTGGTCAACCTGGTCGTGGACCTGCTGTACGGGGTGCTCGACCCGCGGATCAGGTACGAGTGA
- a CDS encoding MBL fold metallo-hydrolase, translating to MTAPVVEQPTDWTEPGAHPVVPGVHRIPLALPIPSLHAVNVYVIEDDGGPVVVDSGWAMPDTRTTMEKALRSLGHGLDDVAQFLVTHAHWDHYSQALALRESFGTRVRIGRGERPSIEAFDVRRGLHPRQVEMLRRCGADALAAEIAGMPVDRSERDVPHTLPDAWLDDGERVGLTARDLDVFATPGHTRGHIVLRDAAAGLLFAGDHILPHITPSIGLETEPERKPLRSYLESLRLVRDMPDTLLLPAHGPVRPSVHTRVDELLEHHAERLDAAAAQVRAGRDTAFAAAEAMPWTRRRRSLADLDAFSRMLAVLEIEAHLDVLADRGVLDVHEEGGVRRYAAKR from the coding sequence GTGACGGCACCGGTCGTGGAGCAGCCGACTGACTGGACCGAACCGGGCGCCCATCCGGTGGTGCCCGGGGTGCACCGGATCCCCCTGGCGCTGCCCATCCCGTCGCTGCACGCCGTCAACGTCTACGTGATCGAGGACGACGGCGGCCCCGTCGTCGTGGACTCCGGCTGGGCCATGCCCGACACGCGTACGACGATGGAGAAGGCCCTCCGCTCCCTCGGCCACGGGCTGGACGACGTCGCGCAGTTCCTCGTCACCCACGCGCACTGGGACCACTACTCGCAGGCCCTCGCGCTGCGCGAGTCGTTCGGGACGCGGGTGCGGATCGGGCGCGGCGAGCGGCCCTCGATCGAGGCGTTCGACGTCCGGCGGGGGCTGCACCCCCGGCAGGTCGAGATGCTGCGCCGCTGCGGCGCGGACGCCCTGGCCGCCGAGATCGCCGGGATGCCGGTGGACCGCTCCGAGCGGGACGTCCCGCACACGCTGCCGGACGCCTGGCTCGACGACGGGGAGCGCGTCGGCCTCACCGCCCGCGACCTGGACGTGTTCGCCACGCCGGGGCACACGCGCGGCCACATCGTGCTGCGGGACGCCGCCGCCGGGCTGCTGTTCGCGGGCGACCACATCCTGCCGCACATCACGCCGTCCATCGGGCTGGAGACCGAGCCGGAGCGCAAGCCGCTGCGCAGCTACCTGGAGTCGCTGCGGCTCGTCCGCGACATGCCGGACACGCTGCTGCTGCCCGCCCACGGCCCGGTGAGGCCGAGCGTGCACACCCGCGTCGACGAGCTGCTGGAGCACCACGCCGAGCGCCTCGACGCCGCCGCCGCGCAGGTGCGGGCGGGCCGCGACACGGCGTTCGCGGCCGCCGAGGCGATGCCGTGGACCCGCCGCCGGCGCAGCCTCGCCGACCTGGACGCGTTCAGCCGGATGCTGGCCGTCCTGGAGATCGAGGCGCACCTGGACGTGCTCGCCGACCGCGGCGTGCTCGACGTCCACGAGGAGGGCGGCGTCCGCCGCTACGCCGCGAAGCGCTGA
- a CDS encoding ABC transporter ATP-binding protein, producing MLTDVKDDAPPAPPPLLSVDDLHVVFRVRGRDVRAVNGLSYTLDEGETLAILGESGSGKSVAAQAVMGILDSPPASVERGSVRLRGEELLGLPERRRRGYRGDRVSMVFQDALSALNPVFTVGDQLREMYRVHRGLGRRAARDRAVELMERVRIPSAAKRLGDYPHQFSGGMRQRIMIAMALALEPEVLIADEPTTALDVTVQAQIMRLLAGLQEELRMGMVLITHDLGVVAGVADRIVVMYAGSVAEQAPARALYARPAHPYTKGLLASVPRLDRRGGPLVPIKGAPPDPAALPPGCPFQPRCPRAEAVCAAERPPLTEVAPGHAAACHFAAEVHGAGPE from the coding sequence ATGCTCACGGATGTGAAGGACGACGCGCCCCCGGCACCACCGCCGCTGCTGAGCGTCGACGACCTGCACGTGGTGTTCCGCGTGCGCGGCCGGGACGTGCGCGCGGTGAACGGCCTGTCGTACACCCTCGACGAGGGCGAGACGCTCGCGATCCTCGGCGAGTCGGGGTCGGGCAAGAGCGTCGCCGCGCAGGCGGTGATGGGCATCCTCGACTCCCCGCCCGCCAGCGTCGAGCGCGGGTCGGTGCGGCTGCGCGGCGAGGAGCTGCTCGGCCTGCCCGAGCGGCGCCGCCGCGGCTACCGCGGCGACCGCGTCTCGATGGTCTTCCAGGACGCGCTGAGCGCGCTGAACCCGGTGTTCACGGTCGGCGACCAGCTCCGCGAGATGTACCGGGTGCACCGCGGCCTCGGCCGGCGGGCCGCCCGGGACAGGGCCGTCGAGCTGATGGAGCGGGTGCGGATCCCCTCGGCCGCCAAGCGGCTCGGCGACTACCCGCACCAGTTCTCCGGCGGCATGCGCCAGCGGATCATGATCGCGATGGCGCTGGCGCTGGAGCCGGAGGTCCTGATCGCCGACGAGCCGACGACCGCGCTGGACGTGACCGTCCAGGCGCAGATCATGCGGCTGCTCGCCGGGCTCCAGGAGGAGCTGCGCATGGGCATGGTGCTGATCACCCACGACCTCGGCGTCGTCGCCGGCGTCGCGGACCGCATCGTCGTCATGTACGCCGGGTCGGTCGCCGAGCAGGCGCCCGCCCGCGCGCTGTACGCGCGGCCCGCCCACCCCTACACCAAGGGCCTGCTGGCGTCGGTGCCGCGCCTGGACCGGCGCGGCGGGCCGCTCGTCCCGATCAAGGGCGCGCCGCCCGACCCGGCGGCGCTCCCGCCCGGCTGCCCGTTCCAGCCGCGCTGCCCGCGCGCCGAGGCGGTCTGCGCGGCGGAGCGGCCGCCGCTCACCGAGGTCGCGCCCGGCCACGCGGCCGCCTGCCATTTCGCCGCGGAGGTGCACGGTGCCGGACCCGAGTGA
- a CDS encoding PadR family transcriptional regulator — MDEESGMAKRRKVGNLLGLAVLSTVSAKPMHPYEMAAVMRARGKDRDMDIKWGSLYTVVGNLEKHGFLAVEGSVREGARPERTVYRITDEGTAELADWVRELIAVPEREVPRFEAGLSVLGALGPDEVAVLLRRRLDALERRITADEEALAAADVPRIFLIEEEYDLAIRRAEAAWVRGFLAEIEEGTLPHLDLWRTFHRTGELPPEIAAMAERGAPEE; from the coding sequence GTGGACGAGGAGAGCGGGATGGCCAAGCGGCGCAAGGTGGGCAACCTCCTCGGCCTCGCCGTGCTGTCGACGGTCTCCGCCAAGCCGATGCACCCGTACGAGATGGCCGCCGTGATGCGCGCCCGCGGCAAGGACCGCGACATGGACATCAAGTGGGGCTCGCTCTACACGGTCGTCGGCAACCTGGAGAAGCACGGCTTCCTGGCCGTCGAGGGCAGCGTCCGCGAAGGGGCGCGGCCGGAGCGGACCGTCTACCGCATCACCGACGAGGGCACGGCCGAACTCGCCGACTGGGTCCGCGAGCTGATCGCCGTGCCCGAGCGCGAGGTGCCGCGGTTCGAGGCGGGGCTGTCGGTCCTCGGCGCGCTCGGCCCCGACGAGGTCGCCGTCCTGCTGCGCCGCCGCCTCGACGCGCTGGAGCGGCGGATCACCGCCGACGAGGAGGCGCTCGCGGCCGCCGACGTGCCGCGCATCTTCCTGATCGAGGAGGAGTACGACCTGGCGATCAGGCGCGCCGAGGCCGCGTGGGTGCGCGGCTTCCTCGCCGAGATCGAGGAGGGCACCCTGCCGCACCTCGACCTGTGGCGCACGTTCCACCGGACCGGTGAGCTGCCGCCCGAGATCGCCGCGATGGCGGAGAGGGGAGCCCCCGAGGAGTAG
- a CDS encoding ABC transporter permease, with protein sequence MTALVSGTWWMTHRRLTALLRNPAVLVMTLAQPMIWLFLFGELFKRVAELPGFGAQSYLDYIVPGVVVMNAVSLNSFAGMATMDEIERGTLDRFLVTPVRRGAIVHAGVVEQALSTAFQSLVIILLGWAAGADYPGGAAGLAVLVAASVLIGIVLAALSNTLALLVRDRNTIIGLNVMLLLPLTFLSSAFMPANLMPSWIEHVAAANPVSWALDTARAALSADPDWPSAALHGSWLLALTAATVALATYSVRSYQKSR encoded by the coding sequence ATGACCGCGCTGGTTTCCGGAACCTGGTGGATGACCCACCGGCGCCTGACGGCGCTGCTGCGCAACCCGGCCGTCCTGGTCATGACGCTGGCGCAGCCGATGATCTGGCTGTTCCTGTTCGGCGAGCTGTTCAAGCGGGTCGCCGAGCTGCCCGGGTTCGGCGCCCAGTCCTACCTGGACTACATCGTCCCCGGCGTCGTGGTCATGAACGCGGTGTCGCTGAACTCGTTCGCCGGGATGGCGACGATGGACGAGATCGAGCGCGGCACCCTCGACCGCTTCCTCGTCACCCCGGTGCGCCGCGGCGCGATCGTGCACGCCGGCGTCGTCGAGCAGGCGCTCAGCACGGCGTTCCAGTCGCTGGTGATCATCCTGCTGGGGTGGGCGGCCGGCGCCGACTACCCGGGCGGCGCCGCGGGCCTCGCCGTCCTCGTCGCCGCCTCGGTGCTGATCGGCATCGTCCTCGCGGCCCTGTCGAACACGCTCGCGCTGCTCGTGCGGGACCGCAACACCATCATCGGCCTGAACGTGATGCTGCTGCTGCCGCTCACGTTCCTGTCCTCGGCGTTCATGCCCGCGAACCTGATGCCGTCCTGGATCGAGCACGTGGCCGCCGCCAACCCGGTGAGCTGGGCGCTCGACACCGCCCGCGCGGCCCTGTCCGCCGACCCGGACTGGCCGTCGGCCGCCCTGCACGGCTCCTGGCTGCTGGCCCTGACCGCGGCGACGGTGGCACTGGCGACCTACTCGGTGAGGAGCTACCAGAAGTCCCGATGA